GCCTGTGCCAACACCCCCGTCCCCCCGGAACACCCCGCCGTCTCCCTTGGCACGCTAAAACAGCAGCTCTCCCGGTTTATAGCCTGCGGGTAATTCCTCTTCCACTAAGAATTTGAAATTTTCATCACGCAGGATTGGTAAAAATGCTTCGTAGGGTACTGCGGAAAACTCAAAAATATAATTACTGGCGCCGAACCACTTGCCGTCTTTGCTGCCAAGATTCAAGTCTCTGGCAAATTTCGTATAATTCGAGCAATCATGCACCGCTACATCCCAGTTCTCTTGATCGGCTATTTTCATCAATTTCAACGTCAATTCCCGGCTCCAAATGGGCGAGAGATAACCCTGCCGGGCGATATACATGTTTTCACCATAGAAATTATCGATGTTATTCTCATTGAGGTGTAATTCGGCACAATTGATGAAATCGAGTTTTGTCGCTAAAATTGCTTGCTTTTTCTGAAAAAACGTTTCGAAAAATTCCGGCGTCATCGGAGTTTCAATGCCCACATTCGGAATATATTGCTTTGCTATTCTGATATTTTCAATGACTTGATCGGAACAGTTGGTAGCCCCCAGATTGAAACGCAGTTCGTCCAAACCGGCTTCCGCCAAGGCCTTTAGTGATTCTTCCGCCGCTAAAGTGCCATTGGTATAGAGATGCTGATAAACGCCGGCAGCATGGAATTTTCTGATCATCGTGTAATATTTTTCGATTTCCATAAACGGTTCTAAATAGACGTAGGA
Above is a genomic segment from Negativicutes bacterium containing:
- a CDS encoding radical SAM protein, with product MKISKKDALSWFEFFSELPEDEDIMKKQQEIIFATFAQIEAAVDHRNELLMAEIKGLKNLQKRTLFVGNESKFPNGCRSCLLGTGLGAIRKTNHCNLECKFCYNYGEIADQPPIGEDMWDIGGTKFYEKDIDLLLAIQQKPTGVSYVYLEPFMEIEKYYTMIRKFHAAGVYQHLYTNGTLAAEESLKALAEAGLDELRFNLGATNCSDQVIENIRIAKQYIPNVGIETPMTPEFFETFFQKKQAILATKLDFINCAELHLNENNIDNFYGENMYIARQGYLSPIWSRELTLKLMKIADQENWDVAVHDCSNYTKFARDLNLGSKDGKWFGASNYIFEFSAVPYEAFLPILRDENFKFLVEEELPAGYKPGELLF